A window from bacterium encodes these proteins:
- a CDS encoding type II secretion system protein encodes MLRKLLSKMQRDERGFTLIELMIVILVILVLAAILLPQFGLARERARKASCVSNQRNLETSVAMWQTDNPST; translated from the coding sequence GTGCTTCGCAAACTCTTGAGCAAGATGCAGCGCGACGAACGGGGCTTCACGCTCATCGAGCTGATGATCGTGATCTTGGTGATCCTGGTCCTCGCCGCGATCCTGCTGCCGCAGTTCGGGCTGGCCCGCGAGCGCGCACGGAAGGCGTCGTGCGTGAGCAACCAGCGGAACCTGGAGACCTCGGTGGCGATGTGGCAGACCGACAACCCGAGCACGG
- a CDS encoding ABC transporter ATP-binding protein, translating to MQPAISIHDLAKQYRSSQRSDRAALLGLTLDVPPGEIYGFLGPNGAGKTTTIKLLLGLIRPTGGGGTVLGHPLGSVEARRRVGFLPESPYFYEYLRGDELLHYYGSLFGLRERIRRERVDALLRLVGLWEQRRVGVRKYSRGMLQRLGLAQALINDPDLVILDEPAGGLDPIGRREMRDVLLALREQGKTVFLSSHILAEVETVCDRVAILNRGELAAVGRIGDLLGASREMELTIHGANGSLGRHIEAIPGATIYHGTDATVVVVPEQRFVYPIIDLVRETGGQIVSLGAKRERLEDLFVKLVGRREGGDA from the coding sequence GTGCAACCGGCGATCTCGATCCACGACCTGGCCAAACAGTATCGCAGTTCGCAGCGCTCCGACCGGGCCGCGCTGCTCGGCCTCACCCTGGACGTGCCGCCGGGCGAGATCTACGGATTCCTCGGGCCGAACGGCGCCGGCAAGACGACGACCATCAAGCTCCTGCTCGGGCTCATCCGGCCGACCGGCGGCGGCGGGACCGTCCTCGGGCACCCGTTGGGATCCGTTGAGGCACGGCGGCGGGTCGGGTTTCTTCCCGAATCGCCGTATTTCTACGAATACCTCCGGGGGGACGAGCTCCTTCACTACTACGGTTCGCTGTTCGGCCTCCGGGAGCGGATCCGCCGCGAGCGCGTGGACGCGCTCCTGCGTCTCGTCGGCCTCTGGGAGCAGCGGCGGGTCGGCGTGCGCAAGTACTCCCGCGGGATGCTCCAGCGGCTTGGGCTCGCGCAGGCGTTGATCAACGATCCGGATCTCGTGATCCTGGACGAACCCGCGGGCGGGCTCGACCCGATCGGCCGGCGGGAGATGCGCGACGTGCTGCTTGCGCTGCGCGAACAGGGCAAGACCGTGTTCCTCAGTTCGCACATTCTCGCGGAGGTCGAAACGGTCTGCGATCGCGTCGCGATCCTCAACCGCGGCGAGCTCGCGGCCGTCGGCCGGATCGGCGACCTCCTCGGCGCGAGCCGGGAGATGGAGCTCACGATTCACGGGGCCAACGGCTCGCTCGGCCGTCACATCGAGGCGATCCCGGGCGCGACGATCTACCACGGCACCGACGCCACCGTGGTCGTCGTGCCCGAGCAGCGCTTTGTCTACCCGATCATCGATCTCGTGCGGGAGACCGGCGGCCAGATCGTGTCCCTCGGCGCCAAGCGTGAGCGGCTCGAGGATCTCTTCGTCAAGCTTGTCGGGCGGCGGGAAGGAGGTGACGCATGA
- a CDS encoding ABC transporter permease subunit, with protein MNPAVTLTVAAQVMREAWRRRTLPVLALFGCGIIISSAFLSFFQLGVEIKFFKDVAITVIFLFGAMVTVVLVSTQLSGEIESRTIYNVLSKPVRRVELVLGKFAGSIAATALAVAPMVAILVFFIHVDQGGGMFEAVKAGYLLWLSFVVLSAIAFAIASFSGSVACAALTILVLVLSYLKSAVTTYIALVSHSRVATDVGQAFYYLLPNFENFNVRTAVVHNTVVPWPYLFRTSLYATALVAFFLYIGVQVFQEREF; from the coding sequence ATGAACCCGGCCGTCACCCTGACCGTCGCGGCGCAGGTCATGCGGGAAGCGTGGCGGCGGCGGACGCTGCCGGTCCTCGCCCTGTTCGGGTGCGGGATCATCATCAGCAGCGCCTTCCTGTCGTTCTTCCAGCTGGGCGTTGAGATCAAATTCTTCAAGGACGTCGCCATCACGGTGATCTTCTTGTTCGGGGCGATGGTCACGGTCGTGCTCGTCAGCACTCAGTTGTCCGGTGAGATCGAAAGCCGCACGATCTACAACGTGCTGAGCAAACCGGTCCGGCGCGTCGAGCTCGTCCTCGGCAAGTTCGCGGGGTCCATCGCCGCGACCGCGCTCGCCGTCGCGCCGATGGTGGCCATTCTCGTGTTCTTCATCCACGTCGACCAGGGCGGCGGGATGTTCGAGGCCGTCAAGGCCGGGTATCTGCTGTGGCTGTCGTTCGTCGTCCTCTCGGCGATCGCGTTTGCGATCGCCTCCTTCAGCGGCTCGGTCGCGTGCGCGGCGCTGACGATCCTTGTCCTGGTGCTCAGCTATCTCAAGTCCGCCGTCACCACGTACATCGCGCTCGTGTCGCACAGCCGCGTCGCGACCGACGTCGGCCAGGCGTTCTACTACTTGCTCCCCAATTTCGAGAACTTCAACGTCCGGACCGCCGTGGTCCACAACACGGTCGTACCGTGGCCGTATCTTTTCCGAACGAGCCTGTACGCCACGGCGCTGGTTGCCTTCTTTCTGTACATCGGTGTCCAGGTGTTCCAGGAGCGTGAATTCTAA
- a CDS encoding DUF4352 domain-containing protein, translated as MMKRLLQLATALVLVSAVVLVTQWAYPAGHLAVHLGRPEYSRVVGEAEIYVTIDLRLVNVGIEPVTVDREHFLLVDSQGHTYRSDPSTHFLRNHFDVTVIPPLRDIQGATVFRIAPGRRAAELIFVTTTGQIAHFRL; from the coding sequence ATGATGAAGCGCCTCCTTCAGCTGGCCACCGCGCTCGTGCTGGTCAGCGCCGTCGTGCTGGTGACGCAGTGGGCCTATCCGGCGGGCCATCTCGCCGTCCATCTCGGACGCCCCGAATATTCGCGGGTCGTCGGAGAGGCCGAGATCTACGTGACGATCGATCTGCGGCTTGTCAACGTCGGCATCGAGCCGGTCACCGTCGACCGGGAACACTTCCTGCTCGTCGACAGCCAGGGGCACACCTATCGGAGCGATCCCTCGACACACTTTCTGCGCAACCATTTCGACGTGACGGTGATCCCCCCGCTGCGCGACATTCAGGGAGCGACGGTCTTCCGGATCGCCCCCGGCCGGAGGGCGGCCGAATTGATTTTCGTCACCACGACGGGACAGATCGCGCACTTCCGGCTGTGA